The proteins below come from a single Acaryochloris sp. CCMEE 5410 genomic window:
- the nfi gene encoding deoxyribonuclease V (cleaves DNA at apurinic or apyrimidinic sites), with product MRVPKIENWPQTAQDAIQLQKQLCSQVIPTDDFNEVRFVAGVDVGFEDQGKTTRAAIAVLTWPELKLHETTIARQPTSFPYIPGLLSFREIPTVLAALAQIQTTPDLLLCDGQGLAHPRRFGIACHLGVLVDLPAIGVAKSRLVGKHEPVDQTRGNWQPLIDKDERIGAVLRTRPKTKPLYISLGHRISLDCAIEYVMSCTTRYRLPETTRWADKLASSKIPPNPEQRS from the coding sequence GTGCGAGTTCCTAAGATTGAGAATTGGCCCCAAACGGCTCAAGACGCTATTCAACTTCAAAAACAACTTTGTTCCCAGGTCATCCCCACTGACGACTTTAATGAGGTGCGCTTTGTCGCGGGAGTGGATGTCGGGTTTGAAGACCAAGGTAAAACGACTCGCGCTGCGATCGCAGTTCTGACTTGGCCAGAGCTAAAACTCCACGAAACGACGATTGCTCGCCAACCCACTTCGTTCCCCTACATTCCAGGCTTGCTATCGTTTCGAGAAATTCCAACGGTTTTAGCAGCCTTAGCCCAAATTCAAACCACCCCGGATTTGCTGCTTTGTGATGGTCAGGGGCTTGCCCACCCCCGACGTTTTGGGATTGCCTGCCATTTAGGTGTGCTGGTGGATCTACCTGCGATTGGTGTAGCCAAATCACGTTTAGTGGGAAAGCACGAGCCTGTAGATCAAACCCGAGGGAATTGGCAGCCCTTAATCGACAAGGATGAACGGATTGGGGCAGTCCTCCGCACCCGCCCCAAAACAAAGCCCCTGTATATTTCTTTGGGGCATCGGATAAGTTTGGACTGTGCCATTGAATATGTGATGAGCTGTACCACCCGCTATCGGCTACCGGAGACTACCCGTTGGGCCGATAAGTTAGCGTCTTCAAAAATCCCTCCCAACCCTGAACAGAGGAGTTAA
- a CDS encoding ISAs1 family transposase (programmed frameshift), with the protein MSHLIDTLKQVPDFRSAHGRIHPLWLLLLLMVMGMLAGYQGYRPLETFVSDYRQPLSELLGLESLEVPSHCTFRRVMKGLDFQALSHQFEAWMLSKAQTHSPDNYAASIDGKRIRQGLTDAKGKQRFVGLVSLFAVEAGITLKLEALTQEDNSEIKVVQALLETLQLDGLLITMDALHAQKTLEKIVASGNDYLVAVKSNQGRLYDHLQTYFECLKPMAEHIHSAQSRGRDEHRCIQVYEPVGIALQEWEAIRSVLCVQRWGTRKGKEYHNTAYYISSAATSPQHWQSLVREHWGIENRLHWPKDVVFGEDDYRLEDEQALLNWSVLRTIGINILRLNDYQSLKTAMTKLANRVDIIFSLLT; encoded by the exons ATGAGCCATCTAATCGATACTTTGAAGCAAGTCCCGGATTTCCGCAGTGCCCATGGCCGTATTCATCCGTTATGGCTGCTGTTGCTATTGATGGTGATGGGCATGCTTGCTGGATATCAAGGGTACCGTCCGTTAGAAACCTTTGTGAGCGATTATCGCCAGCCTTTAAGTGAGCTATTGGGGCTTGAGAGCCTCGAAGTTCCGTCTCACTGTACCTTTCGTCGAGTGATGAAGGGGCTTGACTTCCAAGCGTTGAGCCACCAATTTGAAGCATGGATGCTCTCGAAAGCCCAGACTCACTCTCCCGATAATTATGCAGCCTCCATTGATGGCAAACGGATTCGTCAGGGGCTGACAGATGCCAAGGGGAAGCAGCGTTTTGTAGGGTTGGTGAGTTTATTTGCGGTGGAAGCAGGCATCACCCTCAAGCTCGAAGCCCTCACTCAGGAGGATAATAGCGAAATCAAAGTCGTCCAGGCTTTGTTGGAAACCCTTCAACTCGATGGCTTGCTGATTACCATGGATGCCTTACACGCCCAA AAAACACTTGAGAAGATTGTGGCCTCGGGTAACGACTATCTTGTGGCGGTCAAATCCAATCAGGGAAGACTTTACGACCACCTCCAGACTTACTTTGAGTGTCTTAAACCCATGGCTGAGCACATCCACTCCGCCCAAAGTAGAGGACGAGATGAACATCGGTGTATACAGGTTTATGAGCCTGTCGGCATAGCCCTACAAGAATGGGAGGCAATTCGCTCTGTGCTTTGTGTCCAACGATGGGGCACTCGCAAAGGAAAGGAGTATCACAATACGGCCTATTACATCAGTTCAGCTGCCACCTCACCCCAGCATTGGCAATCTCTGGTCCGAGAACATTGGGGCATTGAAAATCGGTTGCATTGGCCGAAGGATGTTGTTTTTGGCGAAGATGATTATCGACTCGAAGATGAACAAGCACTGCTCAATTGGTCAGTGCTTAGAACTATTGGGATTAATATCCTGCGGCTAAACGACTATCAATCCCTCAAAACCGCGATGACTAAGCTTGCTAATCGGGTCGATATTATTTTTTCGCTGCTAACTTAA
- a CDS encoding DUF4268 domain-containing protein: MSPKHPSKPNLGRLEKVDVTQYWQSATEDFAPWLCHEENMQLLGEAIGLSLEVVLDAQQMCDRQGDLLCRQAGTKNWILIGSQLCPTDEQHFGQLLTEGADISAAGIIWIASQFSAEHLKLLNWLNQHAQPSLQFWGVEIELWQIGKTAMAAQFNLVSPAEESTEDAPDDPTELDLESQLEQQAEALPDPEPEQEEPEPEPLTAEQEQHVAFWSELCDQLEQRGSVVKAVAPPPDDHIDFAIGRAGFLLSAHLNREHTSLAIELRLFDEDAQAHYELLAAQQEQIESELGFALNWENLVSECVIYCPLPETDINATDQWPDYIDWLCGGLECFHLTFADLVQSLNADDYHRGHHHSVADVLSLPS, translated from the coding sequence ATGTCTCCCAAGCACCCCTCCAAGCCCAATTTGGGTCGTCTAGAGAAAGTCGATGTCACCCAATATTGGCAGTCCGCCACTGAGGATTTTGCGCCCTGGCTATGCCATGAGGAGAATATGCAGCTTTTGGGGGAAGCCATTGGCTTGTCTTTGGAAGTGGTTTTAGATGCGCAGCAAATGTGCGATCGCCAAGGGGATTTGCTCTGTCGGCAGGCGGGCACCAAAAACTGGATCTTGATTGGCAGTCAGCTTTGCCCCACCGATGAGCAGCATTTCGGGCAGCTACTGACGGAAGGGGCCGACATTAGTGCAGCAGGCATTATTTGGATTGCCAGTCAGTTTTCGGCAGAACATCTCAAACTGCTCAACTGGCTCAATCAACATGCCCAACCCTCCCTGCAATTTTGGGGCGTAGAAATCGAGCTATGGCAAATTGGCAAAACCGCAATGGCTGCCCAGTTTAATCTGGTCTCACCAGCGGAAGAATCGACTGAAGATGCCCCAGATGACCCCACCGAGTTGGATCTAGAGAGTCAGCTCGAACAACAAGCCGAAGCATTGCCTGATCCTGAGCCAGAGCAGGAGGAGCCAGAACCGGAGCCATTAACAGCAGAACAAGAACAGCATGTCGCGTTTTGGTCGGAACTCTGCGATCAGCTAGAACAACGGGGCAGTGTGGTCAAAGCCGTTGCTCCACCTCCGGATGATCATATTGATTTTGCCATTGGAAGAGCGGGATTTTTGCTCTCTGCCCATTTGAATCGAGAGCATACATCTCTAGCCATTGAGCTGCGGTTATTTGATGAAGATGCCCAAGCCCATTACGAGTTACTCGCTGCGCAACAGGAACAGATTGAATCCGAACTGGGATTTGCCCTGAACTGGGAAAATCTGGTCTCCGAATGTGTCATCTATTGCCCTCTTCCCGAAACAGATATCAATGCCACAGACCAATGGCCAGACTATATTGATTGGCTTTGTGGCGGATTGGAATGTTTTCATCTCACCTTTGCAGATCTGGTGCAGTCTCTGAATGCCGATGACTATCATCGAGGACACCACCATTCAGTTGCTGATGTGTTGAGTTTACCGAGTTAA